Proteins encoded in a region of the Pieris rapae chromosome 12, ilPieRapa1.1, whole genome shotgun sequence genome:
- the LOC110998379 gene encoding PDZ and LIM domain protein Zasp isoform X4 — MAQLITVRLNKSEQQPLGFRLQGGKDFGTPLVVQKVNGGSAAERAGLQAGDALIRVNNTEVYALRHQEAQDTIRAAGTALELTVQRGGGTWRPSVTPTGSLPRPGSRPLGTSPTPVTNTSLKATPQASRAFGSGHNNVAKPFGYMNGTDSMKGIVNKQYNTPVNMYSDKTIAETLSAQTEVLAGGVLGVNFKKNEKTYDSEKSAVFKVLQEEQNDPEPEPPQTFYSRASVTRAGAPSARSLHSHSRTQSAPPPHPPKPQSRRVQSLSREGQSSDRLVPDAPHRPSIPVGCHQVLPDGRIALGVPAHPQPSNHLPVVSDTPFCSDCDSHIVGVFVRIKDKNLHVECFKCSTCGSSLKNQGYYNLNGKLYCDIHAKLVARQNPPAPNLEPVTVAPGGRIPTNPYTTPLPPLSTSNYTNGSSSLFSPGSNLSGPKPFGSSIGSAYSPSLSPRSAPMSPARPLVAPAHTPAPAAPLSAPFAPKAPVSLFKDENTIRTSPPRSRPSTPSLINKPAPIIPRYQMNLVTMEHYAPESHTYQPSGGEGSRTPTPKSRSRTPAQGSSSKAQAPRIKDYSQSNFSQSETFSHQLPSTFQRDQYPEQTQPTFYENRPPVVQEENRSNFERHSESFNKGDMSVKQDTMMNQHYGQKQMESQNVAEYGNTTVQTTRKTFEEYESAQSAKMIEIKKGGFTSSNSYQPIEALNRPSAINFQQSLPSPAMSFSPSSQNFSSNITNENVDTTRQTHTSTFEMSPSISGANRGPVCDPTPSTGSSVGAAARGKTFGVSSAPKRGRGVLNKAVLPGSRVPLCGSCNGNVRGPFITALGRIWCPEHFICVNATCRRPLQDIGFVEENGQLYCEFCFEQYIAPACDKCHAKIKEDCLNAIGKHFHPECFSCVYCGKLFGNNPFFLEDGLPYCEADWNELFTTKCFACGFPVEAGDRWVEALNNNYHSQCFNCTVCKKNLEGQSFFARGGKPFCRVHAR, encoded by the exons GTGAACGGTGGCAGCGCAGCTGAAAGGGCGGGTCTGCAAGCCGGTGACGCTCTAATTCGAGTTAATAATACTGAGGTGTATGCGTTGCGACACCAAGAGGCGCAAGACACCATCCGGGCTGCGGGGACTGCTCTTGAACTCACCGTGCAGCG tGGCGGTGGAACCTGGAGGCCATCAGTGACTCCCACAGGCAGCCTGCCAAGACCTGGCTCCAGGCCTCTTGGAACATCTCCAACGCCCGTCACCAACACTTCACTGAAGGCGACACCTCAAGCGTCGCGGGCCTTTGGTTCCGGCCACAATAACGTTGCTAAGCCATTTGGTTAC ATGAACGGCACGGATTCTATGAAGGGTATCGTGAACAAGCAGTACAATACGCCTGTGAACATGTACAGTGATAAGACCATCGCTGAGACGCTGTCTGCTCAAACTGAAGTTCTTGCAGGTGGAGTCCTAGG TGTGAATTTTAAGAAGAACGAAAAAACATACGATTCTGAGAAGAGCGCAGTTTTCAAAGTGTTACAAGAGGAACAAAATGATCCCGAACCAG AGCCGCCACAAACTTTTTACTCGCGGGCAAGCGTGACGCGTGCTGGAGCACCGAGCGCTCGGTCACTTCATTCGCATTCGCGCACCCAAAGTGCGCCTCCACCCCATCCGCCAAAGCCTCAAAGTCGTCGGGTGCAATCCTTGTCCCGCGAGGGACAGTCTTCCGACCGGCTGGTCCCGGATGCGCCTCATCGGCCAAGCATCCCGGTGGGCTGCCATCAAGTGTTACCGGACGGTCGGATCGCTCTCGGAGTGCCGGCTCACCCTCAGCCATCGAACCACCTGCCGGTCGTCAGCGACACGCCATTTTGCTCCGACTGTGACAGCCACATTGT TGGCGTATTCGTGCGCATAAAGGACAAGAACTTGCACGTTGAATGCTTCAAATGCTCGACTTGTGGATCGTCGCTAAAGAACCAGGGTTATTACAATCTGAATGGCAAACTCTACTGCGACATTCACGCTAAACTTGTGGCTCGCCAAAACCCACCGGCCCCCAACTTGGAGCCTGTTACCGTAGCACC TGGCGGACGTATCCCAACGAACCCATACACAACGCCATTGCCTCCACTCTCCACAAGCAACTACACCAATGGGTCTTCATCATTATTTAGC CCCGGAAGTAACCTGTCTGGTCCGAAGCCATTCGGTTCATCAATCGGGTCGGCATATTCGCCATCTCTTTCTCCCCGATCGGCCCCGATGTCTCCCGCGCGTCCCTTGGTAGCGCCCGCGCATACTCCGGCGCCGGCCGCACCACTCTCTGCTCCCTTCGCACCGA AGGCAcctgtttcattatttaaag ATGAAAATACTATAAGAACATCACCACCTCGAAGTCGACCTTCGACTCCAAGCCTTATAAATAAACCTGCACCTATTATACCTCGGTATCAGATGAACTTAGTTACTATGGAACATTACGCACCAGAAAGTCATACATATCAGCCGTCTGGAGGAGAAGGCAGTCGTACACCTACTCCTAAGTCAAGATCGCGAACACCGGCTCAAGGGTCTTCTTCCAAAGCCCAAGCCCCACGTATTAAAGACTATTCCCAAAGTAATTTCAGCCAAAGTGAAACTTTCTCACACCAACTACCATCTACTTTTCAAAGAGATCAATACCCAGAACAGACACAACCAACCTTTTATGAAAATAGACCTCCAGTGGTTCAGGAAGAAAATCGATCAAACTTTGAAAGACATTCTGAAAGTTTTAACAAAGGAGACATGTCCGTAAAGCAAGATACTATGATGAATCAACATTATGGACAAAAACAGATGGAGTCACAGAATGTGGCAGAATATGGGAATACGACAGTGCAGACCACTAGAAAAACCTTTGAAGAATACGAAAGCGCTCAATCTGCTAAAATGATAGAAATCAAAAAGGGTGGCTTCACGTCTTCTAATTCATATCAACCAATAGAGGCTTTGAATCGTCCATCTGCTATTAACTTTCAGCAATCTTTACCTTCACCTGCCATGAGTTTTTCGCCTTCTTCACAAAATTTCTCTTCTAATATTACTAATGAAAATGTGGATACCACTAGACAAACTCATACAAGTACGTTTGAAATGAGTCCTTCAATTTCTGGTGCTAACCGAGGTCCAGTGTGTGATCCTACCCCATCAACAGGTTCCAGTGTAGGGGCTGCCGCTCGTGGCAAAACTTTTGGCGTGTCATCGGCTCCAAAAAGGGGGAGGGGAGTTTTGAACAAAGCTGTGCTACCAGGATCTCGCGTTCCTCTTTGCGGTTCATGCAACGGAAACGTTAG gggCCCATTCATAACGGCCTTGGGTCGCATCTGGTGCCCCGAACACTTCATCTGCGTGAACGCGACATGTCGCCGTCCCTTGCAGGACATTGGGTTTGTCGAAGAAAACGGTCAATTATACTGCGAGTTCTGTTTCGAACAATACATAGCCCCGGCTTGCGATAAGTGCCATGCTAAGATTAAGGAG GATTGCCTTAATGCTATTGGAAAACATTTCCACCCCGAGTGTTTCAGCTGCGTCTACTGCGGGAAGCTTTTCGGAAACAATCCATTCTTCTTAGAAGATGGTTTACCTTACTGTGAGGCAG actGGAATGAGTTATTCACGACGAAATGTTTCGCGTGCGGTTTCCCAGTGGAGGCCGGCGACAGGTGGGTGGAGGCGCTCAACAATAACTACCACAGTCAGTGCTTCAACTGCACG
- the LOC110998379 gene encoding PDZ and LIM domain protein Zasp isoform X6, with protein MAQLITVRLNKSEQQPLGFRLQGGKDFGTPLVVQKVNGGSAAERAGLQAGDALIRVNNTEVYALRHQEAQDTIRAAGTALELTVQRGGGTWRPSVTPTGSLPRPGSRPLGTSPTPVTNTSLKATPQASRAFGSGHNNVAKPFGYMNGTDSMKGIVNKQYNTPVNMYSDKTIAETLSAQTEVLAGGVLGVNFKKNEKTYDSEKSAVFKVLQEEQNDPEPAEAPSAPTTPVSGLRHVQAPVAKPEVPVNTGGLPVGQNICEDCERLITGVFVRIKDKNLHVECFKCSTCGSSLKNQGYYNLNGKLYCDIHAKLVARQNPPAPNLEPVTVAPGGRIPTNPYTTPLPPLSTSNYTNGSSSLFSPGSNLSGPKPFGSSIGSAYSPSLSPRSAPMSPARPLVAPAHTPAPAAPLSAPFAPNKNVKSIVWPPPNPPEDDTPLQTSSEYAPSNTTGDPASFTTGTLLKKATESKVEKDQTVSDENTIRTSPPRSRPSTPSLINKPAPIIPRYQMNLVTMEHYAPESHTYQPSGGEGSRTPTPKSRSRTPAQGSSSKAQAPRIKDYSQSNFSQSETFSHQLPSTFQRDQYPEQTQPTFYENRPPVVQEENRSNFERHSESFNKGDMSVKQDTMMNQHYGQKQMESQNVAEYGNTTVQTTRKTFEEYESAQSAKMIEIKKGGFTSSNSYQPIEALNRPSAINFQQSLPSPAMSFSPSSQNFSSNITNENVDTTRQTHTSTFEMSPSISGANRGPVCDPTPSTGSSVGAAARGKTFGVSSAPKRGRGVLNKAVLPGSRVPLCGSCNGNVRGPFITALGRIWCPEHFICVNATCRRPLQDIGFVEENGQLYCEFCFEQYIAPACDKCHAKIKEDCLNAIGKHFHPECFSCVYCGKLFGNNPFFLEDGLPYCEADWNELFTTKCFACGFPVEAGDRWVEALNNNYHSQCFNCTVCKKNLEGQSFFARGGKPFCRVHAR; from the exons GTGAACGGTGGCAGCGCAGCTGAAAGGGCGGGTCTGCAAGCCGGTGACGCTCTAATTCGAGTTAATAATACTGAGGTGTATGCGTTGCGACACCAAGAGGCGCAAGACACCATCCGGGCTGCGGGGACTGCTCTTGAACTCACCGTGCAGCG tGGCGGTGGAACCTGGAGGCCATCAGTGACTCCCACAGGCAGCCTGCCAAGACCTGGCTCCAGGCCTCTTGGAACATCTCCAACGCCCGTCACCAACACTTCACTGAAGGCGACACCTCAAGCGTCGCGGGCCTTTGGTTCCGGCCACAATAACGTTGCTAAGCCATTTGGTTAC ATGAACGGCACGGATTCTATGAAGGGTATCGTGAACAAGCAGTACAATACGCCTGTGAACATGTACAGTGATAAGACCATCGCTGAGACGCTGTCTGCTCAAACTGAAGTTCTTGCAGGTGGAGTCCTAGG TGTGAATTTTAAGAAGAACGAAAAAACATACGATTCTGAGAAGAGCGCAGTTTTCAAAGTGTTACAAGAGGAACAAAATGATCCCGAACCAG CCGAAGCGCCATCTGCTCCGACAACGCCAGTGAGCGGTCTAAGGCATGTCCAGGCGCCGGTCGCCAAACCCGAAGTACCTGTTAACACGGGAGGCCTTCCCGTGGGACAGAATATCTGTGAAGATTGCGAGCGCCTTATTAC TGGCGTATTCGTGCGCATAAAGGACAAGAACTTGCACGTTGAATGCTTCAAATGCTCGACTTGTGGATCGTCGCTAAAGAACCAGGGTTATTACAATCTGAATGGCAAACTCTACTGCGACATTCACGCTAAACTTGTGGCTCGCCAAAACCCACCGGCCCCCAACTTGGAGCCTGTTACCGTAGCACC TGGCGGACGTATCCCAACGAACCCATACACAACGCCATTGCCTCCACTCTCCACAAGCAACTACACCAATGGGTCTTCATCATTATTTAGC CCCGGAAGTAACCTGTCTGGTCCGAAGCCATTCGGTTCATCAATCGGGTCGGCATATTCGCCATCTCTTTCTCCCCGATCGGCCCCGATGTCTCCCGCGCGTCCCTTGGTAGCGCCCGCGCATACTCCGGCGCCGGCCGCACCACTCTCTGCTCCCTTCGCACCGA ACAAAAACGTTAAAAGCATTGTGTGGCCCCCACCGAACCCCCCAGAAGACGATACACCTTTACAAACTTCTTCAGAATATGCTCCCAGTAATACTACTGGAGATCCCGCTTCCTTTACAACAGGCACATTATTAAAGAAAGCTACTGAATCTAAAGTAGAGAAAGATCAAACCGTATCAG ATGAAAATACTATAAGAACATCACCACCTCGAAGTCGACCTTCGACTCCAAGCCTTATAAATAAACCTGCACCTATTATACCTCGGTATCAGATGAACTTAGTTACTATGGAACATTACGCACCAGAAAGTCATACATATCAGCCGTCTGGAGGAGAAGGCAGTCGTACACCTACTCCTAAGTCAAGATCGCGAACACCGGCTCAAGGGTCTTCTTCCAAAGCCCAAGCCCCACGTATTAAAGACTATTCCCAAAGTAATTTCAGCCAAAGTGAAACTTTCTCACACCAACTACCATCTACTTTTCAAAGAGATCAATACCCAGAACAGACACAACCAACCTTTTATGAAAATAGACCTCCAGTGGTTCAGGAAGAAAATCGATCAAACTTTGAAAGACATTCTGAAAGTTTTAACAAAGGAGACATGTCCGTAAAGCAAGATACTATGATGAATCAACATTATGGACAAAAACAGATGGAGTCACAGAATGTGGCAGAATATGGGAATACGACAGTGCAGACCACTAGAAAAACCTTTGAAGAATACGAAAGCGCTCAATCTGCTAAAATGATAGAAATCAAAAAGGGTGGCTTCACGTCTTCTAATTCATATCAACCAATAGAGGCTTTGAATCGTCCATCTGCTATTAACTTTCAGCAATCTTTACCTTCACCTGCCATGAGTTTTTCGCCTTCTTCACAAAATTTCTCTTCTAATATTACTAATGAAAATGTGGATACCACTAGACAAACTCATACAAGTACGTTTGAAATGAGTCCTTCAATTTCTGGTGCTAACCGAGGTCCAGTGTGTGATCCTACCCCATCAACAGGTTCCAGTGTAGGGGCTGCCGCTCGTGGCAAAACTTTTGGCGTGTCATCGGCTCCAAAAAGGGGGAGGGGAGTTTTGAACAAAGCTGTGCTACCAGGATCTCGCGTTCCTCTTTGCGGTTCATGCAACGGAAACGTTAG gggCCCATTCATAACGGCCTTGGGTCGCATCTGGTGCCCCGAACACTTCATCTGCGTGAACGCGACATGTCGCCGTCCCTTGCAGGACATTGGGTTTGTCGAAGAAAACGGTCAATTATACTGCGAGTTCTGTTTCGAACAATACATAGCCCCGGCTTGCGATAAGTGCCATGCTAAGATTAAGGAG GATTGCCTTAATGCTATTGGAAAACATTTCCACCCCGAGTGTTTCAGCTGCGTCTACTGCGGGAAGCTTTTCGGAAACAATCCATTCTTCTTAGAAGATGGTTTACCTTACTGTGAGGCAG actGGAATGAGTTATTCACGACGAAATGTTTCGCGTGCGGTTTCCCAGTGGAGGCCGGCGACAGGTGGGTGGAGGCGCTCAACAATAACTACCACAGTCAGTGCTTCAACTGCACG
- the LOC110998379 gene encoding PDZ and LIM domain protein Zasp isoform X2, which translates to MAQLITVRLNKSEQQPLGFRLQGGKDFGTPLVVQKVNGGSAAERAGLQAGDALIRVNNTEVYALRHQEAQDTIRAAGTALELTVQRGGGTWRPSVTPTGSLPRPGSRPLGTSPTPVTNTSLKATPQASRAFGSGHNNVAKPFGYMNGTDSMKGIVNKQYNTPVNMYSDKTIAETLSAQTEVLAGGVLGVNFKKNEKTYDSEKSAVFKVLQEEQNDPEPEPPQTFYSRASVTRAGAPSARSLHSHSRTQSAPPPHPPKPQSRRVQSLSREGQSSDRLVPDAPHRPSIPVGCHQVLPDGRIALGVPAHPQPSNHLPVVSDTPFCSDCDSHIVGVFVRIKDKNLHVECFKCSTCGSSLKNQGYYNLNGKLYCDIHAKLVARQNPPAPNLEPVTVAPGGRIPTNPYTTPLPPLSTSNYTNGSSSLFSPGSNLSGPKPFGSSIGSAYSPSLSPRSAPMSPARPLVAPAHTPAPAAPLSAPFAPTNETQNTSSPHKMEFKSPAEERLIRKMAKMALNGYEIGIQRKIKPADHIQSMADRIQDTIVTKHPLNNSDNLTSGESSRDNTLTRPSKKVPERGFKHEISPVHNTLSAKFMNNGDDAPIPPPLPTTPIPIFSHHNSTIINDTVIKPTFNHSEKLQNGNGYLSAEESKQNKMENNSINTLKQKTGFNKSFESTPNYENNKNDTKLDNTFSNTMSKRKLFERSDAINDTFSSLDYNTINNANKISERNGSSNLITNKNNINKPLGNAENGKDFMKSLGGTDNTRILNNSLHDNSLYTYSKSPKNENIHNNVHETNGHDHLDSNNPKYSKNETEEVVVRRREKKNVKKDDGRRDSHIIARPLSKMTSADASDGQYICHVCDKAITRGPFITALGRIWCPEHFICVNATCRRPLQDIGFVEENGQLYCEFCFEQYIAPACDKCHAKIKEDCLNAIGKHFHPECFSCVYCGKLFGNNPFFLEDGLPYCEADWNELFTTKCFACGFPVEAGDRWVEALNNNYHSQCFNCTVCKKNLEGQSFFARGGKPFCRVHAR; encoded by the exons GTGAACGGTGGCAGCGCAGCTGAAAGGGCGGGTCTGCAAGCCGGTGACGCTCTAATTCGAGTTAATAATACTGAGGTGTATGCGTTGCGACACCAAGAGGCGCAAGACACCATCCGGGCTGCGGGGACTGCTCTTGAACTCACCGTGCAGCG tGGCGGTGGAACCTGGAGGCCATCAGTGACTCCCACAGGCAGCCTGCCAAGACCTGGCTCCAGGCCTCTTGGAACATCTCCAACGCCCGTCACCAACACTTCACTGAAGGCGACACCTCAAGCGTCGCGGGCCTTTGGTTCCGGCCACAATAACGTTGCTAAGCCATTTGGTTAC ATGAACGGCACGGATTCTATGAAGGGTATCGTGAACAAGCAGTACAATACGCCTGTGAACATGTACAGTGATAAGACCATCGCTGAGACGCTGTCTGCTCAAACTGAAGTTCTTGCAGGTGGAGTCCTAGG TGTGAATTTTAAGAAGAACGAAAAAACATACGATTCTGAGAAGAGCGCAGTTTTCAAAGTGTTACAAGAGGAACAAAATGATCCCGAACCAG AGCCGCCACAAACTTTTTACTCGCGGGCAAGCGTGACGCGTGCTGGAGCACCGAGCGCTCGGTCACTTCATTCGCATTCGCGCACCCAAAGTGCGCCTCCACCCCATCCGCCAAAGCCTCAAAGTCGTCGGGTGCAATCCTTGTCCCGCGAGGGACAGTCTTCCGACCGGCTGGTCCCGGATGCGCCTCATCGGCCAAGCATCCCGGTGGGCTGCCATCAAGTGTTACCGGACGGTCGGATCGCTCTCGGAGTGCCGGCTCACCCTCAGCCATCGAACCACCTGCCGGTCGTCAGCGACACGCCATTTTGCTCCGACTGTGACAGCCACATTGT TGGCGTATTCGTGCGCATAAAGGACAAGAACTTGCACGTTGAATGCTTCAAATGCTCGACTTGTGGATCGTCGCTAAAGAACCAGGGTTATTACAATCTGAATGGCAAACTCTACTGCGACATTCACGCTAAACTTGTGGCTCGCCAAAACCCACCGGCCCCCAACTTGGAGCCTGTTACCGTAGCACC TGGCGGACGTATCCCAACGAACCCATACACAACGCCATTGCCTCCACTCTCCACAAGCAACTACACCAATGGGTCTTCATCATTATTTAGC CCCGGAAGTAACCTGTCTGGTCCGAAGCCATTCGGTTCATCAATCGGGTCGGCATATTCGCCATCTCTTTCTCCCCGATCGGCCCCGATGTCTCCCGCGCGTCCCTTGGTAGCGCCCGCGCATACTCCGGCGCCGGCCGCACCACTCTCTGCTCCCTTCGCACCGA CTAATGAAACACAAAACACATCAAGCCCTCACAAAATGGAATTTAAAAGTCCAGCTGAAGAACGCCTGATAAGAAAAATGGCCAAAATGGCATTAAATGGATATGAAATTGgcattcaaagaaaaataaaacccgCCGATCATATTCAATCAATGGCCGATCGAATACAAGACACAATTGTAACAAAACATCCTCTTAATAATTCAGATAATTTAACATCTGGTGAAAGCAGTCGAGACAACACACTTACACGACCTTCCAAGAAAGTTCCAGAAAGGGGATTTAAGCATGAAATCAGTCCAGTACATAACACTTTGTCCGCCAAATTCATGAATAATGGTGATGATGCTCCTATTCCACCACCACTACCAACCACGCCTATTCCAATATTTAGTCATCATAACTCTACAATAATCAACGATACAGTTATAAAACCGACTTTTAATCACTCTGAAAAACTTCAAAATGGTAACGGCTATTTAAGTGCGGAAgaaagtaaacaaaacaaaatggaaAATAACTCCATTAACACTCTAAAACAGAAGACtggatttaataaatcatttgagAGCACACCCAATTATGAAAACAATAAGAATGACACAAAACTTGATAATACGTTTTCTAATACAATGTCAAAAAGGAAGTTATTTGAAAGGAGCGATGCTATCAACGATACATTTAGTTCTCTagattacaatacaataaacaatGCCAACAAAATTTCAGAAAGAAACGGCTCCTCAAATTtgataactaataaaaataacatcaaCAAGCCGTTGGGTAATGCAGAGAACGGAAAAGATTTTATGAAAAGTCTGGGAGGGACAGACAACACACGAATCCTTAATAATAGCTTGCATGATAATTCACTGTACACTTATTCTAAATCCCCTAAAAACGAAAATATCCATAATAATGTACACGAAACAAATGGCCACGATCATCTTGATTCCAATAACCCAAAATATTCCAAAAACGAAACAGAAGAAGTCGTTGTTAGAAGACGTGAAAAGAAAAACGTTAAGAAAGATGATGGTAGGAGAGACTCACATATAATCGCGAGACCATTAAGTAAAATGACTTCAGCGGATGCTTCTGATGGACAATACATATGCCATGTATGTGACAAAGCCATAACTAG gggCCCATTCATAACGGCCTTGGGTCGCATCTGGTGCCCCGAACACTTCATCTGCGTGAACGCGACATGTCGCCGTCCCTTGCAGGACATTGGGTTTGTCGAAGAAAACGGTCAATTATACTGCGAGTTCTGTTTCGAACAATACATAGCCCCGGCTTGCGATAAGTGCCATGCTAAGATTAAGGAG GATTGCCTTAATGCTATTGGAAAACATTTCCACCCCGAGTGTTTCAGCTGCGTCTACTGCGGGAAGCTTTTCGGAAACAATCCATTCTTCTTAGAAGATGGTTTACCTTACTGTGAGGCAG actGGAATGAGTTATTCACGACGAAATGTTTCGCGTGCGGTTTCCCAGTGGAGGCCGGCGACAGGTGGGTGGAGGCGCTCAACAATAACTACCACAGTCAGTGCTTCAACTGCACG
- the LOC110998379 gene encoding PDZ and LIM domain protein Zasp isoform X8 — translation MAQLITVRLNKSEQQPLGFRLQGGKDFGTPLVVQKVNGGSAAERAGLQAGDALIRVNNTEVYALRHQEAQDTIRAAGTALELTVQRGGGTWRPSVTPTGSLPRPGSRPLGTSPTPVTNTSLKATPQASRAFGSGHNNVAKPFGYMNGTDSMKGIVNKQYNTPVNMYSDKTIAETLSAQTEVLAGGVLGVNFKKNEKTYDSEKSAVFKVLQEEQNDPEPEPPQTFYSRASVTRAGAPSARSLHSHSRTQSAPPPHPPKPQSRRVQSLSREGQSSDRLVPDAPHRPSIPVGCHQVLPDGRIALGVPAHPQPSNHLPVVSDTPFCSDCDSHIVGVFVRIKDKNLHVECFKCSTCGSSLKNQGYYNLNGKLYCDIHAKLVARQNPPAPNLEPVTVAPGGRIPTNPYTTPLPPLSTSNYTNGSSSLFSPGSNLSGPKPFGSSIGSAYSPSLSPRSAPMSPARPLVAPAHTPAPAAPLSAPFAPKAPVSLFKGSSVGAAARGKTFGVSSAPKRGRGVLNKAVLPGSRVPLCGSCNGNVRGPFITALGRIWCPEHFICVNATCRRPLQDIGFVEENGQLYCEFCFEQYIAPACDKCHAKIKEDCLNAIGKHFHPECFSCVYCGKLFGNNPFFLEDGLPYCEADWNELFTTKCFACGFPVEAGDRWVEALNNNYHSQCFNCTVCKKNLEGQSFFARGGKPFCRVHAR, via the exons GTGAACGGTGGCAGCGCAGCTGAAAGGGCGGGTCTGCAAGCCGGTGACGCTCTAATTCGAGTTAATAATACTGAGGTGTATGCGTTGCGACACCAAGAGGCGCAAGACACCATCCGGGCTGCGGGGACTGCTCTTGAACTCACCGTGCAGCG tGGCGGTGGAACCTGGAGGCCATCAGTGACTCCCACAGGCAGCCTGCCAAGACCTGGCTCCAGGCCTCTTGGAACATCTCCAACGCCCGTCACCAACACTTCACTGAAGGCGACACCTCAAGCGTCGCGGGCCTTTGGTTCCGGCCACAATAACGTTGCTAAGCCATTTGGTTAC ATGAACGGCACGGATTCTATGAAGGGTATCGTGAACAAGCAGTACAATACGCCTGTGAACATGTACAGTGATAAGACCATCGCTGAGACGCTGTCTGCTCAAACTGAAGTTCTTGCAGGTGGAGTCCTAGG TGTGAATTTTAAGAAGAACGAAAAAACATACGATTCTGAGAAGAGCGCAGTTTTCAAAGTGTTACAAGAGGAACAAAATGATCCCGAACCAG AGCCGCCACAAACTTTTTACTCGCGGGCAAGCGTGACGCGTGCTGGAGCACCGAGCGCTCGGTCACTTCATTCGCATTCGCGCACCCAAAGTGCGCCTCCACCCCATCCGCCAAAGCCTCAAAGTCGTCGGGTGCAATCCTTGTCCCGCGAGGGACAGTCTTCCGACCGGCTGGTCCCGGATGCGCCTCATCGGCCAAGCATCCCGGTGGGCTGCCATCAAGTGTTACCGGACGGTCGGATCGCTCTCGGAGTGCCGGCTCACCCTCAGCCATCGAACCACCTGCCGGTCGTCAGCGACACGCCATTTTGCTCCGACTGTGACAGCCACATTGT TGGCGTATTCGTGCGCATAAAGGACAAGAACTTGCACGTTGAATGCTTCAAATGCTCGACTTGTGGATCGTCGCTAAAGAACCAGGGTTATTACAATCTGAATGGCAAACTCTACTGCGACATTCACGCTAAACTTGTGGCTCGCCAAAACCCACCGGCCCCCAACTTGGAGCCTGTTACCGTAGCACC TGGCGGACGTATCCCAACGAACCCATACACAACGCCATTGCCTCCACTCTCCACAAGCAACTACACCAATGGGTCTTCATCATTATTTAGC CCCGGAAGTAACCTGTCTGGTCCGAAGCCATTCGGTTCATCAATCGGGTCGGCATATTCGCCATCTCTTTCTCCCCGATCGGCCCCGATGTCTCCCGCGCGTCCCTTGGTAGCGCCCGCGCATACTCCGGCGCCGGCCGCACCACTCTCTGCTCCCTTCGCACCGA AGGCAcctgtttcattatttaaag GTTCCAGTGTAGGGGCTGCCGCTCGTGGCAAAACTTTTGGCGTGTCATCGGCTCCAAAAAGGGGGAGGGGAGTTTTGAACAAAGCTGTGCTACCAGGATCTCGCGTTCCTCTTTGCGGTTCATGCAACGGAAACGTTAG gggCCCATTCATAACGGCCTTGGGTCGCATCTGGTGCCCCGAACACTTCATCTGCGTGAACGCGACATGTCGCCGTCCCTTGCAGGACATTGGGTTTGTCGAAGAAAACGGTCAATTATACTGCGAGTTCTGTTTCGAACAATACATAGCCCCGGCTTGCGATAAGTGCCATGCTAAGATTAAGGAG GATTGCCTTAATGCTATTGGAAAACATTTCCACCCCGAGTGTTTCAGCTGCGTCTACTGCGGGAAGCTTTTCGGAAACAATCCATTCTTCTTAGAAGATGGTTTACCTTACTGTGAGGCAG actGGAATGAGTTATTCACGACGAAATGTTTCGCGTGCGGTTTCCCAGTGGAGGCCGGCGACAGGTGGGTGGAGGCGCTCAACAATAACTACCACAGTCAGTGCTTCAACTGCACG